In Marivirga salinae, a single window of DNA contains:
- a CDS encoding DeoR/GlpR family DNA-binding transcription regulator: MTIAERHKFILDQLQQEGFVSVSELSNALEVTKVTIRKDLKLLEDKGLLYRSHGSATLVSPYVNEKPVDEKQLVNVEEKQAIAKAAVESLKMHEAIIIGSGTTVGAFAQAIPRNSNLTVLTSAMNVTMALLDCKDIEIVQLGGVVRKGSSSVVGHYAEEMMQSFACSKLYLSVDGISLEHGFTTSNMMEAHLNAKMIESVQKTIVLADASKFGQKGFGKICDLEDVDQIITNKSASKQFISTLEAKGIEVILV; this comes from the coding sequence ATGACTATTGCAGAAAGACATAAATTCATATTAGACCAACTTCAACAAGAAGGATTTGTAAGTGTTAGTGAATTAAGTAACGCACTTGAAGTCACTAAGGTAACGATCCGAAAAGATTTAAAACTTCTTGAAGATAAAGGCTTGCTTTATCGCTCTCACGGAAGCGCTACTTTGGTCTCTCCTTATGTAAACGAAAAGCCAGTAGATGAAAAGCAATTAGTAAATGTTGAGGAAAAACAAGCCATCGCCAAAGCCGCAGTTGAGTCCTTAAAAATGCATGAAGCCATCATTATTGGTTCAGGAACTACTGTAGGAGCTTTTGCACAAGCTATTCCTAGAAACTCTAATCTTACCGTTTTGACTTCTGCTATGAATGTTACCATGGCTTTATTAGACTGTAAGGATATAGAAATCGTACAGCTTGGAGGCGTAGTCAGGAAAGGCAGTTCCTCTGTTGTAGGTCATTATGCTGAAGAAATGATGCAAAGTTTCGCCTGCAGTAAATTGTACTTAAGCGTGGATGGGATTAGCTTGGAGCACGGCTTTACAACTTCCAACATGATGGAGGCGCATTTGAATGCAAAAATGATTGAATCCGTTCAGAAAACGATTGTTTTGGCAGATGCCAGTAAGTTTGGCCAGAAAGGATTTGGGAAAATTTGTGATTTAGAGGATGTTGATCAAATTATCACAAACAAAAGTGCTTCCAAGCAATTTATTAGCACTTTAGAAGCTAAAGGAATTGAAGTGATTTTAGTGTAA